One Candidatus Sulfotelmatobacter sp. genomic region harbors:
- a CDS encoding DUF2339 domain-containing protein, with protein sequence MRDLPDVTHPFFNDATGATLALLAAAAVVLRDQRSYAPLLHRDERDAFGWLSVVAGTALALATTGCDLIAQTALPSGAWTPATQTALTVLGAVGASALVALGFRYRSTRTRVTGFVVFGLTIAKMYAFDLAALGSTERIVSALVLGTLLVVVAAWYQPAMVRSRRAA encoded by the coding sequence GTGCGCGATTTGCCGGACGTCACGCACCCGTTCTTCAACGACGCGACCGGCGCGACGCTGGCGCTGCTGGCGGCGGCGGCGGTCGTCCTGCGCGATCAGCGCAGCTACGCGCCGCTGCTCCACCGGGACGAGCGTGACGCGTTCGGCTGGCTGTCGGTGGTCGCGGGGACGGCGCTTGCCCTCGCGACCACGGGCTGCGACCTGATCGCGCAGACCGCGCTGCCGAGCGGTGCCTGGACGCCGGCGACGCAGACCGCGTTGACGGTGCTGGGCGCGGTAGGGGCGAGCGCGCTCGTCGCGCTCGGCTTCCGTTATCGCTCGACCCGCACGCGCGTGACCGGCTTCGTCGTCTTCGGTCTCACGATCGCGAAGATGTACGCGTTCGACCTCGCCGCGCTGGGCAGTACCGAGCGGATCGTCTCGGCGCTCGTGCTCGGGACGCTGCTCGTCGTGGTCGCCGCTTGGTACCAGCCGGCAATGGTGCGGAGCAGGCGGGCCGCTTAA
- a CDS encoding Na+/H+ antiporter: protein MLGGLLTIVLAGIVGLALLAKMIRVPYPVVFVLGGVVLALIPGVPTITLDPNLVFLLFLPPLIFGDGWTSDARALVRFRRPILSLSIGLVICTSAVVAFLAHQLIGLPLAVGFVLGGILSPTDAVATDAMTEHAALPKALIAIVGGESLVNDASGLVVYRFAIAALATGTFSLLAASVQFVYVIVAGIAVGLAGAWLLAKLMKLIRRKGLGDPMISVSISLITPFAVYVPADAIGASGVLASLAAGIALSRVPTLFDAESRLQAISVWQLLFFTFNGAAFALIGLQLREIVHGLSRYSVWTLIGWTLAITFTLLLVRFIWGFVALYLPYRLFPEQREGKFSWPGLTIIAFSGLRGIVSLAAALAIPTSLGIVPFPDRDLVQFLTFGVILVTLVGGGLLMPLLVRTLGPHLEGDGAEVERATALARVTTARAGRDRLKALESGLSSPADWEVAGRLEAEYDQRLAHFGAHADGAGSVGADGSDHATEQRLRREAYEAERAALSGLRRAGTIGDDVYRELEWEIDLAEASLGDRLQ, encoded by the coding sequence GTGCTCGGCGGCCTTCTGACCATCGTCTTGGCCGGCATCGTCGGACTGGCGCTGCTGGCCAAGATGATCCGCGTTCCGTACCCGGTCGTGTTCGTGCTGGGCGGCGTCGTGCTGGCGCTGATCCCCGGCGTCCCGACCATCACCCTCGACCCGAACCTGGTCTTCCTCTTGTTCTTGCCGCCGCTGATCTTCGGCGACGGCTGGACCAGCGACGCGCGGGCGTTGGTGCGCTTCCGGCGGCCGATCCTCTCGCTCTCGATCGGGCTGGTCATCTGCACCTCCGCGGTGGTGGCGTTCCTCGCCCATCAGCTGATCGGGCTGCCGCTCGCGGTCGGCTTCGTGCTGGGCGGCATCCTCTCGCCGACCGACGCCGTCGCCACCGACGCGATGACCGAGCACGCCGCGCTGCCCAAAGCGCTGATCGCGATCGTGGGCGGCGAGAGCCTGGTCAACGACGCCTCGGGGTTGGTGGTCTACCGCTTCGCGATCGCGGCGCTGGCGACCGGGACGTTCTCACTGCTGGCGGCGAGCGTGCAGTTCGTCTACGTCATCGTCGCCGGCATCGCGGTCGGGCTCGCCGGGGCGTGGCTGCTCGCGAAGCTGATGAAGCTCATCCGGCGCAAAGGGCTGGGCGACCCGATGATCTCGGTCTCGATCTCGCTGATCACGCCGTTCGCCGTCTACGTCCCGGCCGACGCGATCGGCGCCTCGGGCGTGCTGGCCTCGTTGGCGGCCGGGATCGCCCTCTCGCGCGTGCCGACGCTGTTCGATGCCGAATCGCGGCTGCAAGCGATCTCGGTCTGGCAGCTGCTGTTCTTCACCTTCAACGGCGCGGCGTTCGCGCTGATCGGTCTGCAGCTGCGCGAGATCGTGCACGGGCTGAGCCGCTACTCGGTCTGGACGCTGATCGGCTGGACGCTGGCGATCACGTTCACGCTGCTGCTCGTGCGTTTCATCTGGGGCTTCGTCGCCCTCTACCTGCCGTACCGGCTCTTCCCCGAGCAGCGCGAAGGGAAGTTCAGTTGGCCCGGACTGACGATCATCGCGTTCTCGGGACTGCGCGGGATCGTCTCGCTGGCGGCCGCGTTGGCGATTCCGACCAGCCTGGGGATCGTGCCGTTCCCCGACCGCGACCTGGTGCAGTTCCTGACCTTCGGCGTCATCCTCGTCACGTTGGTCGGCGGCGGTCTGCTCATGCCGCTGCTCGTCCGTACGCTCGGACCGCACCTGGAGGGCGACGGCGCGGAGGTGGAGCGTGCGACGGCGCTGGCGCGCGTCACCACCGCGCGAGCCGGGCGCGATCGTCTCAAAGCGCTCGAGTCGGGATTGAGCAGTCCGGCCGACTGGGAAGTCGCGGGCCGTCTCGAGGCCGAGTACGACCAGCGGCTGGCGCACTTCGGCGCGCACGCGGACGGCGCGGGGAGCGTCGGCGCGGACGGCAGCGATCACGCGACCGAGCAGCGGCTGCGCCGCGAAGCGTACGAGGCCGAGCGTGCCGCGCTGAGCGGACTGCGCCGCGCCGGGACGATCGGCGACGACGTCTACCGCGAGCTCGAGTGGGAGATCGATCTGGCCGAAGCCAGCCTCGGCGATCGGCTACAGTAA
- a CDS encoding KUP/HAK/KT family potassium transporter, with product MTARRSRTHLALVLAAIGVVFGDIGTSPLYTLKVCLDLAGTHGPRAIMGICSLLCWALIVVVCIKYVTFIMKVDHDGEGGILALLARAIPPSPYGAIVKAGALTIIVVIGASMLLGDGLITPAISVISAVEGLEVANPAFAQWVVPISLVVVVGLFALQTRGTEKVGRLFGPVMVLWFVTIGVLGAWAIVRAPVIVGALDPRLAIEFLVRHGLAGFTILGGVVLAVTGVEALYADLSHFGRGPIVLGWYTIVFPALILNYFGQGANLLVDPAARENPFFALAPSALLLPMVLLATAATVIASQALISGTFTLVEQGIALQLAPRVLVRHTSSEYKGQVFVPSVNRWLAIGCAILIVSFRSSDRLAAAYGLAVACTMLCTSLAYYAVITRVLHWNRILSTVLVGCFLVVDGSLVLASLPKFLDGGWIPLAISAVLVLVSTTWLQGRRHLASALAAQQVSIDDVLEKLPAGMGESGTMVFLTPDPRGVPFLARHRWIRDRAQEERIVVMNITRAPTPYMSDHDRVTVERFSLRLVRVIARFGYMEAPRIDPILKSCDAFGLDLDRDDTSFFYADPKIEAAEKHGWPAWRRELFATLQRNARPLPDDLRIRAERRIELGVTVAM from the coding sequence GTGACCGCGCGCCGCTCCCGCACGCACCTGGCCCTCGTCCTCGCCGCGATCGGGGTCGTCTTCGGTGACATCGGGACGAGCCCGCTCTACACGCTCAAGGTGTGTCTGGATCTGGCCGGCACGCACGGCCCGCGGGCGATCATGGGGATCTGCTCGCTCTTGTGCTGGGCGCTGATCGTCGTCGTGTGCATCAAGTACGTGACCTTCATCATGAAGGTCGACCACGACGGCGAAGGCGGCATCCTCGCGCTGCTGGCGCGCGCGATCCCGCCCAGCCCGTACGGCGCGATCGTCAAGGCCGGCGCGCTGACGATCATCGTCGTGATCGGTGCCTCGATGCTGCTGGGCGACGGGCTAATCACGCCGGCGATCTCGGTCATCTCGGCCGTCGAAGGCCTCGAGGTCGCGAACCCCGCGTTCGCGCAGTGGGTGGTGCCGATCTCGCTGGTGGTGGTGGTCGGGCTGTTCGCGCTGCAAACCCGCGGCACCGAGAAGGTCGGCCGGCTGTTCGGTCCGGTGATGGTGCTGTGGTTCGTCACCATCGGCGTGCTCGGCGCGTGGGCGATCGTGCGCGCGCCGGTGATCGTCGGAGCACTCGATCCGCGGCTGGCGATCGAGTTTCTCGTCCGGCACGGCCTGGCGGGGTTCACGATCTTGGGCGGCGTCGTGCTGGCGGTGACCGGCGTCGAGGCACTCTACGCCGATCTCTCGCACTTCGGCCGCGGCCCCATCGTGCTGGGCTGGTACACGATCGTCTTTCCGGCCCTGATCCTGAACTACTTCGGCCAAGGCGCGAACCTGCTGGTCGATCCGGCGGCGCGCGAGAACCCGTTCTTCGCGTTGGCACCGTCCGCGCTGCTGTTGCCGATGGTGCTCCTCGCGACGGCGGCGACCGTGATCGCCTCGCAGGCGCTGATCTCGGGGACGTTCACGCTGGTCGAGCAGGGCATCGCGCTGCAGTTGGCGCCGCGCGTGCTGGTGCGCCACACGTCCTCGGAGTACAAGGGACAGGTCTTCGTTCCGTCCGTCAATCGCTGGCTCGCGATCGGCTGCGCGATCCTGATCGTCAGCTTCCGTTCCAGCGACCGCCTCGCCGCCGCCTACGGTCTGGCCGTGGCCTGCACGATGCTGTGCACCTCGCTCGCGTACTACGCCGTCATCACCCGCGTCTTGCACTGGAACCGCATCCTCTCGACGGTCCTGGTCGGGTGTTTCCTCGTCGTCGACGGCAGCCTGGTGCTGGCGTCGCTGCCGAAGTTTCTCGACGGCGGTTGGATCCCGCTGGCGATCAGCGCGGTGTTGGTGCTGGTGAGCACGACCTGGCTGCAAGGCCGGCGGCACCTGGCCAGCGCGCTCGCCGCGCAGCAAGTCTCGATCGACGACGTGCTCGAGAAGCTGCCGGCCGGGATGGGCGAGTCGGGGACGATGGTGTTCCTCACCCCCGATCCGCGGGGTGTCCCGTTCTTGGCGCGCCATCGCTGGATTCGCGACCGCGCGCAAGAGGAGCGCATCGTGGTCATGAACATCACGCGCGCGCCGACGCCGTACATGAGCGATCACGACCGCGTCACCGTCGAGCGCTTCTCGCTGCGCCTGGTGCGCGTGATCGCGCGCTTCGGCTACATGGAGGCGCCGCGCATCGATCCGATCCTCAAGTCGTGCGACGCGTTCGGGCTCGACCTCGACCGCGACGACACGTCGTTCTTCTACGCCGACCCGAAGATCGAGGCGGCGGAGAAGCACGGCTGGCCGGCGTGGCGTCGCGAACTGTTCGCGACCTTGCAACGCAACGCACGCCCGTTGCCCGACGATCTGCGCATCCGCGCCGAGCGGCGCATCGAGCTGGGCGTCACCGTCGCGATGTGA